In Oryza sativa Japonica Group chromosome 8, ASM3414082v1, the sequence ACAATAAAAAAGCCTATAAACTATGAAAGTCAGAGCCCACGAAGGAGAGCGTACGGCCTACTAAGGGCCCACGAAAGAAAGCTACGGCCCAATAAAAGCTCGCTAAGGAAAACGTGTTGGCCTGCTAGGACAAATGATGGAAACGTGGCGGCCCAATGACGGCCCACGGGGAAACTTTATGGAAAATGTAACGGCGGCCCATAAATAAAGGAAAATGAGGGAAATCTCGGGAAGtttattttttccccttcttgtAGTTGTGTGTTAAGAAAACCAAAACCTTTCTTATACTGTAGATATTTATCCCAAACCAATAAAGCTGGGGCCTGGAGTAGAGCTAGaagaataataataattgtACTGCATTGATTTAAGGAGGATTGCAGTTACGTGAAGACAGAGAAATGAAGTAAGACAAGGAAGAAGAAGCGAAGACTGAACAAGTGTAGTGTAGCGGTAGCGTGTTTCTCTAGAAAAAGAGAAGGCGGCTGGTAGATAGCGTGTGCTGGGCTTGTTTTGTTTGTCATGCGGCTGGAGGCCATGCAGAGACCGGGACCATACCGGCCTGGGCCGTTACTCTGCCTACCTATCTTTATAGGAAACCTGCACGATTTTTATACTCTCtatctcactttttttttcagataattAAGAAACTGTATATCACAACAagttgaatctttttttttttcacaaaacacAATACAGACGCTCGATGTCACATCCCGCGCCTCGGCCTGGCTATCTACTACCACTTGAGCTACACCCAATTTACCACAAGTAGTGTTGAAACTATGACCACTTGGACTTGGGATTAAAATAGTTTCAGGTTTAACATCCCGAAAATTTCCAGGTTTACCTTTCTGaaatcaaaatataaaatagaaGGATGGAGCAAGCAATGAGTTCTCTCCATTTCAATTAATTATTGTTAGCTTTGTTCTGAGTCAAATAttgtttttaactttgactacaatttttgaaattttatatagtttaaaaATTATGGTCAAAGTtagaaattaatatttgataaagttaaaacggagggagtaactaaatGGAGTACGATCGACCACAAGTAGAGTACGCATGCAGTGCCACAACTCAAATACTAAATCACAAGaatataaagattatatatatatatatatatatatatatatatatatatatatatatatatatatatatatatatatatatatatatatatatatatatatatatatatatatatatatatatatatatatatatatatatatatatatatatatatatatatatatatatatatatatatatatatatatatatatatatatatatatatcggatTCCGATCTTGCCTGTACGTGATTGGGTTGATTGCGTTGCGTGTGAAAAACAAGGAGATATAGTTATGATCGACAGGTAGAGGCAGATATATAGTGCAGCTGTGGTACGTTACGTTGCATGCGGTTTTCCAGCAAACAAGCAAAAACTAACGACAAAAAAACAAACAGACAGATCGATCATCGACCAATCTATATGCATGGGATGATTCGATTCGTCATGGGTAAATAACAACAAGTAGCATAGCAGCAGTAGATGgccggatggatggatcgatcgagcagCACTCAATCCAATCCGTCCCAATTAATATCCCCCATTTATATCTGTGGATGGATGATGGAAGGgagtagtacttcctccgtttctttttaaaaaaaaaggtaaacttAAATAAGGATgagatatatgtctagattcattgtttAAGTTATATCTCATTCTTATctatgttagttttttttcttagatgGACAAAGTACACATGTATAGATAAAATGATCAAACGAGATGGATGAGAAAAACAGGTAATTAACTACTCCTACtatttgtatttatttattactaaaTAGATACTATTTCTAAATGTACAGCACCTGTGGATCATAGTACACCATGTACACgagtataaaataaaatataaatagggACATCCAGGTCATGTCATTCATTTCTAGCTAGTTAGTATCTCATCTCCTTTTTGCTGAGGCTGAGGGAGAGGCAGAGGCTGCCTCACGCATCCCTGTCGATCTCGGTCAAGAATGGGGTTGCTGATGAGGCCCGTCGCCTTGCTCATCTACtgcaccaccgcctccctcttcttcctcacctcctcctcctccgccgccatcgccggtgGCACGCCGGACGGCTCGGAGGAGTGGGGCTATGTCCAAGTACGCCCGAGTAAGCATCTTcaactcttcttcttcttcctcctcctccttttacTTTGATGATATTGTGTATACTAGCTTATTATTGGGTATATATTATATTGATCCATCGATCGAAATAATATGATTATGATGTTGGTCCGTATATACTATGTACGTGCAGAGGCGCACATGTTCTGGTGGTTGTACCGGAGCCCGCAGCGCGTGAACAACAAGGGCAGCACGCCATGGCCGACCGTGCTCTGGCTCCAGGGAGGCCCGGTAATCAATTCATTAATTAAatcgtacatatatatatatatatatagtcatcATCCagatgattatatatatatattgattgcAGGCAGCTAGCTGGTTCCGATATCGATCGACCACCCATATATGCATAATTGATTAATTTACTGATTGcataattatttatatatagtatatgaaatataattaatcatccagctagctaattaatcaaCAACCATTGCTCCCTCCAATGTTATCGTAGTAGTACGTACGTAGTATCATGCATCTTGTGTAGTTAACAAACAAGCGATATTGCAGGGCGCTTCGGGCGTGGGTTATGGCAACTTCATGGAGATCGGGCCGCTGGACACCAACCTTAAACCCCGCCCATCCACCTGGCTCTCCAAGGCCGACCTCCTCTTCGTCGTAATACTATGATTTTGCTTAATTTCGATCTCATTATCTTAAACAAATTttctggagagagagagatagagatagagatagagatagagtaGTTGTAGGTTGGTGAAGGATGAATTGAATGGTGCAATGAGATGGCAATGGCAGGACAACCCAGTGGGCACCGGGTTCAGCTACGTGGAGGGCGGCGACAGGACATTGCTGGCGCGCACGGACGCCGAGGCAGCCACCGACCTCACCACTCTGCTCTCCCAACTCTACCGCAGCAACAACACGCGGCTGCAGGGGAGCCCACTTTACATCGTCGCAGAGTCCTACGGCGGCAAGttcgccgtcaccaccgccttGGCCGCGCTCAAGGCCATccacgccggccgcctcgccgccagccTCGCCGGTACTTACACCCATATATCCACCATTGCCCCATTTGCATCTATCTCTACCCATATACACAGTAATCTCTTTATTATATACCTACACCAAATgaatgtgtatatatgtaaacAATGACTTAATCTTCATGTCTTTATGCAGGAGTTGCGCTTGGTAATAGCTGGATTTCACCCGAGGACTCGGTGGTAAGTACTAGCTCAATACTCCCATCACACTAGTTAATAAATTTAGAACGTATCATGTTTACACGAGTCTTCTCGTGTACACCCCGTATATATCTTGCACACCAATtaacaaatttcaaaaaaaaagaaaaagataaaatttccaACAGCATTACACTTATGTGTAAAGTTTTAACCTCAAATTCACTGCATTTTGAGAGTAAAAACAAAGATAAAATTTCTTACAATTTTAAGGGTATAAATTGATCACAATTTTATCCTTTTTTTGTGCTTCTTATGTAGATTGAATTTCAAGATGGAACTTTACACATAAATGTGTTACTACCTAAAGTATATGTACAAAcgtttttttagaatttttggTGAAGTTTGTTAGTTGGTATATATATtgtgtacatgaaaaatattgtGGATATGATATGCTCTCAATTACTCCATCAGTctaaaaatataagagattttgaatgGGTGGAATATTTTCTACTACTATAAATTTGGACAGAGAGTTTATCTAGATTTGTAGTAGTATGAAGTGTTCTATCCgtttaaaatcttttatattttagaacggaaggAGTAATTAGTAAGAGGAAAAGAAGATATTTTGGGATTTGATGGAAATAAACGGTCGGGTGCCTATATTTGTTGGCAGCTTTCGTGGGGGCCATTGCTGTACCAAGTGTCCCGCCTTGACGAGAACGGCCTCTACCTCTCCGACAGGTTAACTTACTACTACACTACTTTTCGTTTCAAATTATTAGTCGTTTTAATTTTAGTTAAAGTCAACTGCTtcaaatttaattaagtttatagataaaataataatactttTAATCCAAGACAAATAAATTATGAAAGAATATTTAATTATCGATTTAATGAAACTGATTTGGTTTTGTAAATATTATAGTATATTTGTttacaaacttagttaaacttgaagcaatttgactttgacaaaagttaaaacgtcttataatctgaaacagaaGGAGTGCTactttttattttcatatcagTTGCATGCAATGGTTGGCTAGTTAGTTGCTTGCAATTCATCCGTCCCAATTCAGTCTTTTTTTAATTACTTATTGTTTACAAAAATGGATATTAAGGCGACGTATAAATTAAACAAggcaaatgcaaatgcaaatgcagcCTGGCGCAGCAGATCAAGGCGCAGGTGAAGGCAGCACAGTTCCTGGAGGCCGAGAACACATGGCAAAGTCTGGAGTCCATCATTCTCGAGCAAGCCAACTTCATCGTGCGTCTCACTAATATTTATacttatatacatatatgcacaGAGTTTGTATTAGTTTGTGAAAGAGAAATGTGATGGGTGCAGGACTTCTACAATTTCCTCAAGGATGACTCGTCGTCGGATGCTAAtttggagcagcagcagcggcagagGCTACTGGCGTCGCTGGGGCAGTCGAGGAGGCGCTACTCCAGCTACCTGAGCTCCAAGGTCACAACGGAAGGCGGCTTCGAGGGCATCATGAACACCGTCATCAGGGATAAGCTCCGGATCATACCCAAAAACGTCACGTACGTATACCAACATTATTTTACaacttacatatatatgtataatgcACAATGCATGCACATACAAATGATATAGTATTTCCTATGTTTCAATTTATCCCAATTTATTATACTAGATGTATCAAATCTCATCTTAGGTAGTAACATTTCTGGGACGAAGGAAGTATATGGGATCTCTGAATTTAATTGTTGTCCCATCTAACTTTAATTATATACTGTCCACGATCGAAATATATAGCTGGAGCGAGCAGTCAGACGATGTGTTCGAAGCTCTTGCAGGAGACTTCATGAAACCCAGAATCCTTGAGGTCGACGAGCTTCTCAACCTTGGCCTCAACGTCACAATCTATAGCGGACAGGTATCAAACTCAACTCTCCTCTCTGCTACTCCTACATTTATGTATGGGTCTTTCAACATGTGGATTTATCGCTTTGTCTGATCCATCGACCAATTACTTGATGTATGTCAGCATGTTCTACCTAGCTTACACCCAAACATTACACATCATGAGTCCTGGCTGTTGCTTTGCATGCATGGCACTGGCACAGTATCATGCTTCAGTTGTCCGTCAGGAAATGTGTTATCACCTGTTGTTTTGTTTGTCCGTCCCCGTATTGCCTAGTGTCATATTAATCCATACTCATACAAGGTACTAGCTCTACAGTACATGCTCTTTGATCGCCAGCAAGAATATATTCCACATGACAGACAGCAGTGCATGTTGCACACCTGCTGGTATCATCAGCATCTCTAGTCCATCTATCGGATTCGTGCAATCTCATCAGACACACATACATATCTTCATCAGGCTACCCTAGGTGCATATGTATATGTGATGTGATATCCTTAGGCTTATCACGGGCATATATCTGGACGAATATATGTGTATGTCAGCTCCATGCTTTCTTCTTGTACTCCTAACTTTTGTTTCTTGCACCAACACACAAAGGCCACCAGGAATATATAGTTGATTTAGCTTCATCTATTGGGAAAGGCACAACCTACATCGTAACAGACACATGACCCCTAACATGTGTGACTGTCCATTTTGTCTCAACTTCTGAACCATAttctggatatatatatatatatatagagttaCTAAATGCCAAATGCATCGCAGCAaccaactatatatataaataaataaataatatatctgAAGATAGCCAAAGTTTAGCTTTCTTATAGTTAATTAATTGGCAATTGTTCATTCAGCTTGATCTGATCTGTGCGACCAAGGGAACATTGGATTGGATTCAGAAACTCAAGTAAGCATTTGCAGTTTCTGCACAAACCCCCCCTCTCTTATTACTGCAGAATTAATGCATGAGAAGCAAATTACAAAGACAAGTGGTTTAATGGCCCATGCATGCCTGTTGTTTGATGTCAGGTGGGATGGTCTGAAGAACTTCACAAACTCACGCAGAGTGCCGCTCTACTGCAGTGGTGGTGAAGCAGCTGGCACCCAAGCCTTCCTCAAATCTTACAAGAATCTCAAATTCTACTGGATACTGGGAGCTGGCCACATGGTAAGTAGTAGTAACCTCTAGCTAGTATTCCAACACATATACTAGTATATTAGAGTAAAACAATGGTATTGTTGGAACCTGTGGTGTCAGCTACCCTGATTGCATGCAAGTGCAATTATTTTTGTGCAAGCATAGCCATCAGGATTTGGACAGGCTAGATTCAGTGTGAGCTGGAAAGAGTGTGCATTCATGTAGTACTAGTAGCTGGTGAGAGAGTTTCTTCAAGGATCAATAGCAGCACATGCAGAAGCAAGCAATACAGTGCCTTTGAGAAAGACAAGAGGCCGGCAGGGACACATGCACCAACAGTGATAGATAGatagggagaggaggagggatcaGGGATGGAGGGAGCTTACTAGGACAGGCAGGTGAACTTGTGTAGTGGCTTCTTCAATGTTTGTCGATGCTGAAATCTATTTTCCTTCTCTTGCTGACAGGTACCAATAGACAACCCTTGCCCTGCATTGAAGATGCTTGGTGACATTACACAATCTCCTGCTCAGTAGAAAAGAGGAGGATGACACTACATGCTGACACCAACTGAAGATTCTTTTTCTCCTTAATTTCTACTTTCACCTTTTTacacagaaaagaaaaaggatatcATAGCATTGATGAGATAAGAAAAGATAGCAGAGTGAtataaatagagagagagagatctgtTTCACTTTATATTATAGTACTGGTGCAGCTGGTTTTTCGGTGACAGGGTAcaatat encodes:
- the LOC4346323 gene encoding serine carboxypeptidase-like 51, with translation MGLLMRPVALLIYCTTASLFFLTSSSSAAIAGGTPDGSEEWGYVQVRPKAHMFWWLYRSPQRVNNKGSTPWPTVLWLQGGPGASGVGYGNFMEIGPLDTNLKPRPSTWLSKADLLFVDNPVGTGFSYVEGGDRTLLARTDAEAATDLTTLLSQLYRSNNTRLQGSPLYIVAESYGGKFAVTTALAALKAIHAGRLAASLAGVALGNSWISPEDSVLSWGPLLYQVSRLDENGLYLSDSLAQQIKAQVKAAQFLEAENTWQSLESIILEQANFIDFYNFLKDDSSSDANLEQQQRQRLLASLGQSRRRYSSYLSSKVTTEGGFEGIMNTVIRDKLRIIPKNVTWSEQSDDVFEALAGDFMKPRILEVDELLNLGLNVTIYSGQLDLICATKGTLDWIQKLKWDGLKNFTNSRRVPLYCSGGEAAGTQAFLKSYKNLKFYWILGAGHMVPIDNPCPALKMLGDITQSPAQ